Proteins from a genomic interval of Deltaproteobacteria bacterium:
- a CDS encoding class I SAM-dependent methyltransferase: MNRFHRWYCRTGHWRRVVQDELLPWVLGGADLGAHALEVGPGPGLTTDLLRARVPSLTALEIDPRLAAALRSRTRGGNVTVVEGDGTAMPFPDAAFSGAVSCTMLHHVPSAVLQDRLLAEVRRVLRPGAWFVGSDSTSSFVFRLAHLFDTMVLVDPDGFADRLAHAGFADVAVGRGRGAFRFRARVPAV, encoded by the coding sequence ATGAACCGCTTCCATCGTTGGTACTGCCGCACCGGCCACTGGCGCCGCGTCGTGCAGGACGAGCTCCTGCCGTGGGTCCTCGGCGGCGCGGACCTCGGCGCGCACGCGCTCGAGGTCGGTCCCGGGCCCGGCCTCACGACCGACCTGCTGCGCGCGCGCGTCCCGTCGCTCACCGCGCTCGAGATCGATCCGCGGCTCGCCGCCGCGCTCCGCTCGCGCACGCGCGGCGGCAACGTGACGGTCGTCGAGGGCGACGGCACCGCGATGCCGTTCCCGGACGCCGCCTTCAGCGGCGCCGTGTCGTGCACGATGCTCCACCACGTGCCCTCGGCGGTCCTGCAAGACCGACTGCTCGCGGAGGTGCGGCGCGTGCTCCGTCCGGGCGCGTGGTTCGTCGGCTCCGACAGCACGTCGAGCTTCGTGTTCCGGCTCGCCCACCTCTTCGACACGATGGTGCTCGTCGATCCCGACGGCTTCGCGGACCGTCTCGCGCACGCCGGCTTCGCCGACGTCGCGGTGGGACGGGGTCGCGGCGCATTTCGCTTCCGCGCGCGCGTGCCGGCCGTGTAG
- the gatB gene encoding Asp-tRNA(Asn)/Glu-tRNA(Gln) amidotransferase subunit GatB: MSLRLGNYESVIGLEVHAELLTASKIFCGCSAAFGAPPNRHTCPVCLGMPGMLPVLNRRVVEFAVRAGLATHCRIAPVSRWARKNYFYPDLCKGYQISQYELPICEAGWIDVPLEDGTKRVRLTRIHMEEDTGKNIHDAHGSASLVDFNRSGVPLLEIVSEPDMTWPAEAGAYLRTLRSILQYLQICDGNMEEGSFRCDANCSVRPRNTMALGTKIEIKNMNSFRAVERAIAYELERQVRVLEEGGTLVQETRLWDPDREETRAMRSKESAHDYRYFPDPDLPPLVVSASFVEDVRRSLPELPDARRARFVSVLGLPEYDAEVLTARRDVADYFEAVVTAHPNAKAASNWVMGDILRLVREQKLDDAPVIERWPVTAAHLGALIALIDGGTISGKIAKTVFEEMLACGDAPAAIVERTGLVQVSDEGPIVAAIDQVLAANGAKVEEYRGGKDKLFGFFVGQVMKATGGKANPGLVNALLKKKLAGS; the protein is encoded by the coding sequence ATGAGCCTGCGCCTCGGCAACTACGAAAGCGTCATCGGGCTCGAGGTGCACGCCGAGCTCCTCACCGCGTCGAAGATCTTCTGCGGCTGCTCGGCCGCCTTCGGCGCGCCGCCGAACCGGCACACCTGCCCCGTCTGCCTCGGCATGCCGGGGATGCTGCCGGTCTTGAACCGCCGCGTCGTCGAGTTCGCGGTGCGCGCCGGACTCGCGACCCATTGCCGCATCGCGCCGGTGAGCCGCTGGGCGCGCAAGAACTACTTCTATCCGGATCTCTGCAAAGGCTATCAGATCAGCCAGTACGAGCTGCCGATCTGCGAGGCGGGCTGGATCGACGTCCCGCTCGAGGACGGCACCAAGCGCGTCCGCCTCACCCGCATCCACATGGAGGAGGACACCGGCAAGAACATCCACGACGCGCACGGTAGCGCCAGCCTCGTCGACTTCAACCGTTCCGGCGTGCCGCTCCTCGAGATCGTGAGCGAGCCCGACATGACGTGGCCCGCCGAAGCGGGCGCCTACCTCCGCACGCTCCGCTCGATCCTCCAGTACCTCCAGATCTGCGACGGCAACATGGAGGAAGGGAGCTTCCGCTGCGACGCCAACTGCTCGGTCCGCCCGCGGAACACGATGGCGCTCGGCACCAAGATCGAGATCAAGAACATGAACTCGTTCCGCGCGGTCGAGCGGGCGATCGCCTACGAGCTCGAGCGCCAGGTGCGCGTCCTCGAGGAGGGCGGAACGCTCGTCCAGGAGACGCGCCTCTGGGATCCCGACCGCGAGGAGACGCGGGCGATGCGCAGCAAGGAGTCGGCGCACGACTACCGCTACTTCCCGGATCCCGACCTGCCGCCGCTCGTCGTTTCCGCGTCGTTCGTCGAAGACGTGCGCCGGTCGCTGCCGGAGCTCCCCGACGCGCGCCGCGCCCGCTTCGTCTCGGTCCTCGGCTTGCCCGAGTACGATGCCGAGGTGCTGACCGCGCGCCGCGACGTCGCCGACTACTTCGAGGCGGTCGTCACCGCGCATCCGAACGCCAAGGCCGCCAGCAACTGGGTCATGGGGGACATCCTGCGGCTCGTGCGCGAGCAGAAGCTCGACGATGCCCCCGTGATCGAACGCTGGCCCGTCACCGCGGCGCACCTCGGCGCGCTCATTGCGCTCATCGACGGCGGCACGATCAGCGGCAAGATCGCGAAGACCGTCTTCGAGGAGATGCTGGCGTGCGGCGACGCGCCGGCCGCGATCGTCGAGCGCACCGGGCTCGTGCAGGTCTCCGACGAGGGACCGATCGTGGCCGCGATCGACCAGGTCCTCGCCGCCAACGGCGCCAAGGTGGAGGAGTATCGCGGCGGCAAGGACAAGCTCTTCGGCTTCTTCGTCGGCCAGGTCATGAAGGCCACGGGCGGCAAGGCCAACCCCGGCCTGGTCAACGCGCTCCTCAAGAAGAAGCTCGCCGGCTCCTAG
- the gatA gene encoding Asp-tRNA(Asn)/Glu-tRNA(Gln) amidotransferase subunit GatA produces MLNDLTIATAAERLRRGELSAVDLTRAALDRIAATEPALNAFLTVTADAALTAAADADAALKRGAAAGPLTGIPIAVKDVIATRGVRTTAASKILEGFVPSYDATVTRRLRDAGAVIVGKVNCDEFAMGSSNENSAYGLTRNPWDLARVPGGSSGGSAASVAAGQALAALGTDTGGSIRLPAAYTGIVGLKPTYGRVSRFGVIAYASSLDQVGPLTRDVTDAALLLGVLAGHDPRDSTSVDRPVPDYAAAIAGGVAGARGLRIALPREYFAAGLQPDVERAVRAATDVLRDAGAALHEASLPHTEYGVACYYILAPAEASSNLARYDGIRYGLRAPSTGGLLDLYRDTREAGFGREVKRRIMLGTYVLSSGYYDAYYLKAQKVRTLIRRDFERVFADADVIVTPVAPTTAFRIGEKTADPLAMYLSDVLTIGVNLAGLPAIVVPCGLDHAGMPIGLQIVGPPFGEEAVLRAACAFEAATDWHALRPPDVAGREAPR; encoded by the coding sequence ATGCTGAACGACCTCACCATCGCGACCGCGGCCGAACGGCTGCGGCGCGGCGAGCTCTCCGCCGTCGATCTCACGCGGGCCGCGCTCGATCGCATCGCGGCGACCGAGCCCGCGCTGAACGCGTTCCTCACCGTGACCGCCGATGCCGCGCTCACGGCCGCCGCGGACGCCGACGCCGCCTTGAAGCGCGGCGCCGCCGCCGGCCCCCTCACGGGGATCCCGATCGCCGTCAAAGACGTCATCGCGACCAGGGGCGTCCGCACGACCGCCGCCTCGAAGATCCTCGAGGGCTTCGTGCCGTCCTACGACGCGACCGTGACCCGCCGCTTGCGCGACGCCGGCGCGGTCATCGTCGGCAAGGTGAACTGCGACGAGTTCGCGATGGGCTCGTCGAACGAGAACTCTGCCTACGGCCTCACGCGCAATCCGTGGGACCTCGCGCGCGTCCCGGGCGGATCGTCGGGCGGATCGGCCGCATCGGTCGCCGCCGGCCAGGCGCTCGCCGCCCTCGGCACCGATACCGGCGGCTCGATCCGGCTGCCCGCCGCGTACACCGGCATCGTCGGCCTAAAGCCGACCTACGGACGCGTGAGCCGCTTCGGCGTGATCGCCTACGCGTCATCGCTCGACCAGGTCGGACCCTTGACGCGCGACGTGACGGATGCGGCGCTCCTCCTCGGCGTGCTCGCCGGTCACGACCCGCGCGACTCGACGTCGGTCGACCGACCCGTCCCCGACTACGCGGCCGCGATCGCGGGCGGCGTCGCGGGGGCGCGCGGCCTCCGCATCGCCCTGCCGCGCGAGTACTTCGCCGCGGGCCTGCAGCCCGACGTCGAGCGGGCGGTGCGCGCCGCCACCGACGTGCTGCGCGACGCCGGCGCCGCGCTCCACGAGGCGTCGCTGCCGCACACCGAGTACGGAGTCGCGTGCTACTACATCCTCGCCCCCGCCGAGGCGAGCTCGAACCTCGCGCGCTACGACGGCATCCGTTACGGCCTGCGCGCCCCGAGCACCGGCGGCCTCCTCGACCTCTACCGCGACACCCGTGAAGCCGGCTTCGGCCGCGAGGTGAAGCGACGGATCATGCTCGGGACGTACGTGCTCTCCTCCGGGTACTACGACGCCTACTACCTGAAGGCGCAGAAGGTGCGGACGCTCATCCGCCGCGACTTCGAGCGCGTGTTCGCCGACGCCGACGTGATCGTGACGCCGGTCGCGCCCACCACCGCGTTCCGCATCGGCGAGAAGACCGCCGACCCGCTCGCAATGTACCTCTCGGACGTGCTCACGATCGGCGTCAATCTGGCCGGCCTGCCGGCGATCGTGGTGCCGTGCGGACTCGATCACGCCGGCATGCCGATCGGGCTCCAGATCGTCGGCCCGCCCTTCGGCGAAGAGGCCGTGCTGCGCGCGGCGTGCGCCTTCGAGGCGGCGACCGACTGGCACGCGCTCCGCCCTCCGGACGTCGCCGGACGCGAGGCGCCGCGATGA
- the gatC gene encoding Asp-tRNA(Asn)/Glu-tRNA(Gln) amidotransferase subunit GatC, with the protein MKLTVDQVRHVALLARLALTPEEERELAATLDQILQHMETLDRLDTTNVDPTAHIVAVDTPWREDVVTNAADTDALLANAPARDDDLFLVPKIID; encoded by the coding sequence GTGAAGCTCACCGTCGACCAGGTCCGCCACGTCGCGCTCCTCGCCCGCCTCGCGCTCACTCCCGAGGAGGAGCGGGAGCTGGCCGCCACGCTCGACCAGATCCTCCAGCACATGGAGACGCTCGATCGGCTCGACACGACCAACGTCGATCCGACCGCACACATCGTGGCGGTCGACACCCCCTGGCGCGAGGACGTCGTGACCAACGCCGCCGACACCGACGCGCTCCTCGCCAACGCGCCGGCCCGCGATGACGATCTGTTCCTGGTTCCCAAGATCATCGATTGA
- a CDS encoding bifunctional alpha,alpha-trehalose-phosphate synthase (UDP-forming)/trehalose-phosphatase → MVRVLIVANRLPVAIVTDDTGRPALEPSPGGLASGLASVHDRGDSLWIGWPGTTDPLDAALAAEFAARRLVPVSIDAVELRRYYDGFANGVVWPLFHYLLERLPLEIHGFDAYQAVNERFAEAIAAHHREGDVVWVHDYQLLLVPALVRRRLPRARIGFFLHVPFPSSEVFRTLPHRDHLLEGVLGADLIGFHTAAYMRHFATSALRVLGVPTDVDRVVWRGREVHLGVFPMGIDALGYERGAAAPAVNELAQAWRADGVRILLGIDRLDYTKGIPRRLLAFERLLERHPELRETIRLVQVAVPSREDMQAYQTFREQADALIGRIHGAFATPSWVPVHWMYRSVSHDELLALYRAADVMLVTPLRDGMNLVAKEFCAARIDGDGVLVLSEFAGAGSELSEAILVNPFDVEGAAAAYHRALTMSESERRARMRALRARIFAYNATRWATRFLAALAHGAERPPGQRLPTPPRVFADLASRMRAVPSARLLLDYDGTLVPFAVLPELAWPDAELIALLTDLAAHPGWEVHLVSGRARDNLASWFGTLPIGLHAEHGLWSRLPGSQAWLGGPAVDMSWRDAVASILEDFAARTPGSIVENKEASLAWHYRACDRQFGLQQAHELHAHLTERLSNLPVRIVPGDRVIEVRPHGANKGTVVTMIRAAALPGTPLCALGDDHTDSDMFRALGPGDVAIQVGDHGTGAPYVLADPAAARAFLRGLLP, encoded by the coding sequence GTGGTCCGCGTCCTCATCGTCGCCAATCGGCTGCCCGTCGCGATCGTCACCGACGACACGGGGCGTCCCGCGCTCGAGCCGAGCCCCGGCGGGCTCGCGTCCGGGCTCGCCTCGGTACACGATCGCGGCGATTCGCTCTGGATCGGCTGGCCCGGCACGACCGACCCCCTCGACGCGGCGCTCGCGGCGGAGTTCGCGGCACGGCGCCTCGTTCCCGTCTCGATCGACGCCGTCGAGCTCCGTCGTTACTACGACGGCTTCGCGAATGGCGTCGTCTGGCCCCTCTTCCACTATCTGCTCGAGCGGCTGCCGCTCGAGATCCACGGCTTCGACGCATACCAGGCCGTAAACGAGCGGTTCGCCGAGGCCATCGCCGCGCACCATCGCGAAGGCGACGTCGTCTGGGTACACGACTACCAGCTCCTGCTGGTTCCAGCCCTCGTCAGGCGCCGACTGCCCCGGGCCCGCATCGGTTTCTTCCTTCACGTGCCGTTTCCGTCGTCGGAAGTGTTCCGCACGCTGCCCCATCGGGACCATCTGCTCGAAGGCGTCCTCGGCGCCGACCTCATCGGCTTCCACACGGCGGCCTACATGCGGCACTTCGCGACGTCGGCGCTGCGCGTGCTCGGCGTGCCGACCGACGTCGACCGCGTCGTCTGGCGCGGCCGCGAAGTCCACCTCGGCGTCTTCCCCATGGGCATCGACGCCCTCGGCTACGAGCGCGGCGCCGCCGCGCCCGCCGTCAACGAGCTCGCGCAGGCGTGGCGCGCAGACGGCGTCCGCATCCTCCTCGGCATCGACCGACTCGACTACACCAAGGGCATCCCGCGGCGCCTCCTCGCATTCGAGCGCCTCCTCGAGCGCCACCCGGAGCTCCGCGAGACCATCCGCCTCGTACAAGTGGCGGTGCCGTCGCGCGAGGACATGCAAGCGTACCAGACCTTCCGCGAGCAGGCCGACGCGTTGATCGGTCGCATCCACGGCGCCTTCGCCACGCCGAGCTGGGTTCCCGTACACTGGATGTACCGCAGCGTCTCGCACGACGAGTTGCTCGCGCTCTACCGCGCCGCCGACGTGATGCTCGTCACCCCGCTCCGCGACGGCATGAATCTGGTCGCGAAGGAGTTCTGCGCCGCGCGGATCGACGGGGACGGCGTGCTGGTGCTTTCCGAGTTCGCCGGCGCCGGCTCCGAGCTGTCGGAGGCGATCCTGGTGAACCCGTTCGACGTGGAAGGAGCGGCCGCCGCCTACCATCGCGCGCTCACGATGTCCGAGAGCGAGCGCCGTGCGCGCATGCGCGCGCTCCGCGCGCGCATCTTCGCGTACAACGCCACGCGTTGGGCGACGCGCTTCCTCGCCGCCCTCGCACACGGCGCCGAGCGTCCGCCGGGGCAGCGCCTGCCGACGCCGCCCCGCGTCTTCGCGGACCTCGCGAGCCGGATGCGTGCAGTCCCGTCGGCGCGGCTCCTGCTGGATTACGACGGAACCCTCGTTCCGTTCGCGGTGCTCCCGGAGCTCGCGTGGCCCGACGCCGAGCTCATCGCGCTCCTCACCGACCTCGCGGCGCATCCCGGATGGGAAGTCCATCTCGTGAGCGGCCGCGCCCGCGACAACCTCGCGAGCTGGTTCGGCACCCTGCCCATCGGGCTGCACGCGGAGCACGGCCTCTGGTCGCGCCTGCCGGGCTCGCAGGCCTGGCTCGGCGGCCCCGCGGTCGACATGTCGTGGCGAGACGCGGTCGCCTCCATCCTCGAGGACTTCGCCGCGCGCACACCCGGATCGATCGTGGAAAACAAGGAGGCATCGCTCGCCTGGCACTACCGCGCCTGTGACCGGCAGTTCGGCCTGCAGCAGGCGCACGAGCTGCACGCGCACCTCACCGAGCGCCTGAGCAATCTGCCCGTCCGCATCGTCCCGGGCGATCGCGTGATCGAGGTCCGCCCACATGGCGCCAACAAGGGGACCGTCGTGACCATGATTCGCGCCGCCGCGCTTCCCGGAACGCCCCTCTGCGCACTCGGCGACGACCACACCGACAGCGACATGTTCCGCGCGCTCGGCCCCGGGGACGTCGCCATCCAGGTCGGCGATCACGGAACCGGAGCGCCGTACGTCCTCGCCGATCCGGCCGCGGCGCGCGCGTTCCTGCGCGGTCTCCTGCCCTGA
- a CDS encoding glycoside hydrolase family 15 protein, translating to MRAGGLLNDVAHPAGKAAALAGVAAPRLDHAVYGNGRVLALVSPTSAIEWLCLPRFDSGSVFGRLLDAERGGCFRILARDSERAGRLDYVPNTNVVRLHFEDADAAWEIVDFAPRIPRGLDVDVPIEIVRIVRPLRGLPRLRVDFDPQPDYARASGALHETGIGLEVRGLAQPICLATNLPSSYVLNRTEFTLDRPIFFTLTWGPREAPPTLELVEHARDLTIAGWRAWAQTCALPTYAPAHVLRSALCLKLHAYHDTGAIIAAATTSIPEAMGTPRTWDYRYCWLRDAAFTVEALRRLSHLNEGEQFIRYLRDTVGDGPLQPVYGIGGERDLTEELLPHLAGFGGNGWVRRGNAAFAQRQHDLMGELVLCLDTFLGDPRIVHDEPQRYFPMVARLVESAIELAPRHDTGIWEFRSMLRPYTFSRAMCWAAIHRGAKIARRFCRHDEAERWERIAAAERDVVLTRAYNAELGYFTQALDGEFPDASNLLLPTIGIIDARDPRFVSTVDLYAERLTAGGFMQRYRNPDDFGETTSAFTICSFWWAEALALMGRLEDAMNVFERLIGHGNPVDLFSEDIEPATGRQIGNFPQAYTHVGLIHAATTIGELLEAREGRVRAWA from the coding sequence GTGCGAGCGGGTGGACTTCTGAACGACGTCGCCCACCCGGCCGGGAAGGCGGCGGCCCTCGCCGGCGTCGCCGCTCCCCGGCTCGATCACGCGGTCTACGGCAACGGGCGCGTGCTGGCCCTCGTCTCGCCGACGAGCGCGATCGAGTGGCTCTGCCTGCCGCGCTTCGACTCGGGCTCGGTCTTCGGACGCCTCCTCGACGCCGAGCGCGGCGGGTGCTTCCGCATCTTGGCGCGCGACAGCGAGCGCGCCGGCCGCCTCGATTACGTGCCGAACACGAACGTCGTCCGGCTGCATTTCGAGGACGCCGACGCGGCGTGGGAGATCGTCGACTTCGCGCCGCGCATCCCGCGCGGACTCGACGTCGACGTCCCGATCGAGATCGTCCGCATCGTCCGGCCGCTCCGCGGCTTGCCGCGCCTGCGCGTCGACTTCGACCCGCAGCCGGACTACGCCCGCGCGTCGGGCGCGCTGCACGAGACCGGAATCGGCCTCGAGGTCCGGGGACTCGCGCAACCCATCTGCCTGGCGACCAACCTGCCATCGTCCTACGTCCTGAACCGCACGGAGTTCACGCTCGACCGCCCGATCTTCTTCACCCTGACCTGGGGTCCGCGCGAGGCGCCGCCGACGCTCGAGCTCGTCGAACACGCCCGTGACCTCACGATCGCGGGCTGGCGAGCATGGGCGCAGACGTGCGCGCTGCCCACCTACGCACCGGCACACGTGTTGCGATCGGCACTGTGCCTGAAGCTCCACGCCTACCACGACACCGGAGCGATCATCGCCGCGGCCACCACCAGCATTCCGGAGGCGATGGGCACGCCGCGCACGTGGGACTATCGTTACTGCTGGCTCCGCGACGCGGCGTTCACCGTGGAAGCGCTGCGCCGGCTGAGCCACTTGAACGAGGGCGAACAGTTCATCCGTTACCTGCGCGATACGGTCGGCGACGGCCCGCTGCAGCCGGTGTACGGCATCGGCGGCGAACGCGACCTCACCGAGGAGCTCCTGCCGCACCTCGCCGGCTTCGGCGGCAACGGTTGGGTCCGGCGCGGCAATGCCGCCTTCGCGCAGCGCCAGCACGACCTGATGGGCGAGCTCGTGCTCTGCCTCGATACCTTTCTCGGCGATCCGCGCATCGTGCACGACGAACCGCAGCGCTACTTTCCGATGGTCGCCCGCCTGGTGGAAAGCGCGATCGAGCTGGCGCCGCGGCACGACACCGGCATCTGGGAGTTCCGCTCGATGCTCCGGCCGTACACGTTCTCGCGCGCGATGTGCTGGGCGGCGATCCATCGCGGAGCGAAGATCGCCCGCCGGTTCTGCCGCCACGACGAGGCTGAACGCTGGGAGCGCATCGCCGCGGCGGAGCGCGACGTGGTCCTGACGCGCGCCTACAACGCCGAGCTCGGCTACTTCACCCAGGCGCTCGACGGTGAGTTTCCGGACGCGTCGAATCTCCTCCTGCCGACGATCGGGATCATCGACGCGCGCGATCCGCGCTTCGTCTCGACCGTCGATCTGTACGCCGAGCGGCTGACCGCCGGTGGCTTCATGCAGCGCTATCGCAATCCGGACGACTTCGGCGAAACGACGAGCGCCTTCACCATCTGCTCGTTCTGGTGGGCCGAAGCGCTCGCCCTCATGGGCCGACTCGAGGACGCGATGAACGTCTTCGAGCGCCTCATCGGGCATGGCAATCCGGTCGACCTCTTCTCCGAGGACATCGAGCCGGCGACCGGGCGCCAGATCGGCAACTTTCCGCAGGCCTACACCCACGTGGGACTCATCCACGCCGCGACGACGATCGGCGAGCTCCTCGAGGCCCGCGAAGGTCGCGTCCGGGCCTGGGCGTGA
- a CDS encoding YraN family protein has translation MTRDRQRCGRDGEARAAAFLAARGFRIVARNVRAPAGEIDLVALDGETLVFCEIRTRRSRGQGGALESVTPAKQRQVVRVAEWFLAAHPALHDRPIRFDVVAIDVRGEVVTIAHVPDAFGG, from the coding sequence GTGACGCGGGATAGGCAGCGCTGCGGACGCGACGGCGAGGCGCGGGCGGCGGCCTTCCTCGCCGCCCGCGGGTTCAGGATCGTCGCGCGTAACGTCCGCGCGCCGGCCGGGGAGATCGACCTCGTGGCGCTCGACGGCGAGACGCTCGTCTTTTGCGAGATCCGCACGCGGCGCTCGCGCGGGCAGGGCGGCGCGCTCGAGTCGGTCACGCCGGCGAAGCAGCGCCAGGTGGTGCGGGTCGCCGAATGGTTTCTCGCCGCGCATCCGGCGCTGCACGACCGGCCGATCCGCTTCGACGTGGTCGCGATCGACGTCCGCGGCGAGGTGGTTACGATCGCGCACGTGCCCGACGCCTTCGGCGGGTGA
- the serS gene encoding serine--tRNA ligase has protein sequence MLDIRLIRDQPDAVKRALATVGVSAVEVDALLALDVERRAAITRLETLKAERGQASKTIGALKDPAEREQAIAATRGLGAEIAAAEAVAVEAEERFTARMLETPNLPHPDVPVGPDDSANVVVREVGAPRRFDFAPRPHWELGEALGIIDFERGAKISGSRFYVLKGDGARLQRALISWMVDVHVRHHGYTEVYPPAMVRRDCLVGTGNLPKFGDNLYRDVEDDLWFVPTAEVPVTNLYRDEIFEPGTLPVKHVAYTPCFRREKMSAGRDVRGIKRGHQFDKVEMVKFVEPATSDAELASLLDDAEDVCRRLGIAHRVVQMCTGDLSFTAAMKFDVELWAPGCAEWLEVSSCSSFRDFQARRAGIRYRPAAQAKPELVHTLNGSGLALPRVMIGVLETYQRSDGTVVIPEPLRPYMGGIEVLRPR, from the coding sequence GTGCTCGACATCCGCCTGATCCGCGACCAGCCCGACGCCGTGAAGCGCGCCCTCGCGACCGTCGGCGTGAGCGCGGTCGAGGTCGACGCGCTCCTCGCCCTCGACGTCGAGCGGCGCGCCGCCATCACCAGGCTCGAGACCCTGAAGGCGGAGCGCGGACAGGCGTCGAAGACGATCGGCGCGCTCAAGGATCCCGCCGAGCGCGAGCAGGCGATCGCCGCGACGCGCGGGCTCGGCGCCGAGATCGCCGCCGCCGAGGCCGTCGCCGTCGAGGCGGAGGAGCGGTTCACGGCCCGCATGCTCGAGACGCCGAACCTGCCGCACCCCGACGTCCCGGTGGGTCCCGACGACTCCGCGAACGTCGTGGTGCGCGAGGTCGGCGCGCCGCGACGCTTCGACTTCGCGCCGCGGCCGCACTGGGAGCTCGGCGAGGCGCTCGGCATCATCGACTTCGAGCGCGGCGCCAAGATCTCCGGCTCGCGGTTCTACGTGCTGAAGGGGGACGGAGCCCGCCTGCAGCGCGCGCTCATCAGCTGGATGGTCGACGTGCACGTTCGGCACCACGGCTACACGGAGGTCTATCCCCCCGCGATGGTGCGGCGGGATTGTCTCGTCGGCACGGGCAATCTCCCCAAGTTCGGCGACAATCTCTACCGTGACGTCGAGGACGACCTCTGGTTCGTCCCGACCGCCGAGGTGCCGGTCACGAATCTCTATCGCGACGAGATCTTCGAGCCCGGGACGCTGCCGGTGAAGCACGTCGCGTACACGCCCTGCTTCCGCCGCGAGAAGATGTCGGCCGGCCGCGACGTTCGCGGTATCAAACGCGGGCACCAGTTCGACAAGGTCGAGATGGTGAAGTTCGTCGAGCCCGCGACGTCGGACGCCGAGCTCGCGTCGCTCCTCGACGACGCCGAGGACGTGTGCCGCCGGCTCGGCATCGCACACCGGGTCGTCCAGATGTGCACGGGGGATCTCAGCTTCACGGCCGCCATGAAGTTCGACGTCGAGCTCTGGGCGCCGGGCTGCGCCGAGTGGCTCGAGGTGAGCTCGTGCTCGAGCTTCCGCGATTTCCAGGCGCGCCGCGCCGGCATCCGCTACCGCCCGGCGGCGCAGGCGAAGCCGGAGCTCGTGCACACGCTGAACGGGTCGGGGCTGGCGCTCCCGCGCGTCATGATCGGGGTCCTCGAGACGTATCAGCGGTCCGACGGGACGGTCGTGATCCCGGAGCCGCTCCGGCCGTACATGGGCGGCATCGAGGTGCTGCGGCCGCGATGA
- a CDS encoding PIN domain-containing protein, whose protein sequence is MIAFFDTNVHVDVLRGTRALADVLDALGAPLVRLCPIVASELLRGITGRGGRAVERLVRSLVAIEPPSWRRCWLEAGRLLPRIFAHHEKIGIARLQNDVLLALTARHTGAVLVTGDAHFVTLRRHVSFPLKVLRQESPRHAAAASHRGRSTSMPPMYGRSGSGITTVPSDR, encoded by the coding sequence ATGATCGCCTTCTTTGACACGAACGTGCACGTGGACGTCCTGCGCGGGACACGCGCGCTCGCCGACGTCCTGGACGCGCTCGGCGCTCCGCTGGTCCGACTCTGTCCGATCGTCGCGAGTGAGCTCCTGCGCGGTATCACGGGGCGAGGCGGAAGAGCCGTCGAGCGTCTGGTGCGAAGCCTGGTGGCGATCGAGCCGCCATCGTGGCGACGCTGCTGGCTGGAGGCCGGCCGGCTCCTCCCCCGAATCTTCGCCCATCACGAGAAGATCGGGATCGCGCGCCTGCAGAACGACGTCCTCTTGGCGCTGACGGCGCGCCACACGGGCGCCGTACTCGTAACGGGCGATGCGCACTTCGTCACCCTGCGCCGCCACGTCTCGTTCCCGCTCAAGGTGCTGCGCCAGGAGTCTCCGCGGCACGCCGCGGCGGCCTCTCATCGCGGCCGCAGCACCTCGATGCCGCCCATGTACGGCCGGAGCGGCTCCGGGATCACGACCGTCCCGTCGGACCGCTGA
- a CDS encoding NUDIX hydrolase translates to MPQPPRGRPRRPRPKIRSEISAGGVIYRRTPEGVAFGLIATKGRTRWQLPKGKQEPGETLEATAAREVAEETGLVGHVRAPLEAIDIWFSVNDGGRAVRRHKLVHFYLLEYRSGSTTDHDDEVDDASWFPADEALTLLTFPSERRVAARALEILADRDDDTDDQPARA, encoded by the coding sequence ATGCCGCAGCCGCCGCGCGGACGTCCCCGCCGCCCTCGTCCGAAGATCCGCTCGGAGATCTCGGCCGGCGGCGTCATCTATCGGCGCACCCCGGAAGGCGTCGCGTTCGGGCTGATCGCCACCAAGGGACGGACGCGCTGGCAGCTCCCGAAAGGCAAGCAGGAGCCCGGCGAGACGCTCGAGGCGACCGCCGCGCGCGAGGTCGCGGAGGAAACCGGGCTCGTGGGCCACGTACGCGCCCCGCTCGAGGCGATCGACATCTGGTTCAGCGTGAACGACGGCGGGCGTGCGGTCCGCCGCCACAAGCTCGTCCATTTCTACCTGCTCGAATACCGCTCCGGCTCGACCACCGACCACGACGACGAGGTCGACGACGCCTCGTGGTTTCCGGCCGACGAGGCGCTCACGCTGCTCACCTTCCCGAGCGAGCGACGCGTCGCCGCCCGCGCCCTCGAGATCCTCGCCGACCGCGACGACGACACCGACGACCAGCCGGCGCGCGCGTAG